A genomic segment from Kwoniella shandongensis chromosome 8, complete sequence encodes:
- a CDS encoding GTP-binding nuclear protein spi1: MENQATFKMVLCGDGGTTTFVKRHLTGEFEKKYIATLGVEVHPLTFHTNFGTICFNVWDTAGQEKFGGLRDGYYIQGQCGIIMFDVTSRITYKNVPNWHRDLERVCENIPIVLCGNKVDVKERKVKTGNVTFHRKKNLQYFEISAKSNYNFEKPFLWLARKLVGNQTLEFVAAPALAPPEVQVDQALIAKYEEELKAAANAPLPDEDDADL, encoded by the exons ATGGAGAACCAGGCAACTTTCAAGATGGTCTTGTGTGGTGACGGTGGTACA ACCACTTTCGTCAAGCGACACTTGACTG GCGAGTTTGAGAAGAAGTACATCG CTACTCTTGGTGTCGAGGTCCACCCTCTCACTTTCCACACCAACTTTGGTACCATCTGCTTCAACGTCTGGGACACCGCAGGTCAAGAAAAGTTCGGTGGTCTTCGAGACGGTTACTACATTCAAGGACAATGTGGTATCATCATGTTCGACGTCACCTCCCGTATCACCTACAAGAACGTTCCTAACTGGCACCGAGACCTCGAGAGAGTCTGCGAGAACATTCCTATCGTTCTTTGTGGTAACAAAGTCGATGTCAAG gagaggaaggtcaaGACCGGTAACGTCACATTCCACCGAAAGA AGAACCTCCAGTACTTCGAGATCTCCGCCAAGTCCAAC TACAACTTCGAGAAGCCTTTCCTTTGGCTCGCTAGGAAGCTCGTTGG CAACCAAACTCTCGAGTTCGTAGCTGCCCCAGCTCTTGCGCCTCCTGAGGTCCAGGTCGACCAGGCTCTCATTGCCAAATACGAGGAGGAGCTCAAGGCCGCCGCTAACGCCCCTCTGCCCGATGAG GATGACGCCGATCTCTAA